In the Commensalibacter melissae genome, TCATAAACCCATAAATTAACGCGTCGATTTGCATCCCTGTCAGATAAAAAATAAATTTTGTCCTGATACCACATCGGAATGGTATCTGTGCCTTTCCAATGAGTTATTTGTTCCAGTTTTTTTGTATCAAAATCATAAATATAAATATCCTGTGCCAGACCACCATCATAACGTTTCCAGGTTCGAAAATCACGATAGATACGGGTATAAGCAATTTTTTTTCCATCACAATCATAACTTAAAAATCCAGAACGATCCAGGGGAAGCGTTTTTGGCAGACCACCTTTTATGGATACGGAAAAAGGCAAACTCATCCAGCTGTTCCACGCATTGCGACGAGATAAAAATACGATTGATTTCGAATCCGGTGTCCAGGTGACAACCATATTATCAGGCCCCCAACGTTCCGGTGCAGAAGCAACAATGTCAGAATGATAGGTTAATCGTTTGACCTCTCCACCCGCAGCGGGCATGAGATAGACGTCTCTATTGCCTTGATAGCTTCCTGTAAAAGCTAGCCATTGACCATCCGGTGAAAATCTCGGCATCAAATCCTCACCCTGTTCGGAAGTCAACCGAACGGCCGTTCCACCTGATTTTGAAACCTGCCAAAGATTACCCCGTGCCGAAAAAACAATTTTATTCCCATGTAAAGTTGGATAACGCATGAGAACTTGATTGTTTAAAGTTTGACTTTCCTGGGCAAGAGCTGGAAAAAAAGTTCCTGCACAACCGATCATTCCGACATGAAACAATATCGTATTTACTAATAACCTATTCCATCTGTTCATGCCAAATCCACGCACTTTATTATCTCCATCTGTTCATGCCCTTTTCAGCCATTAAAATCTTCAATCGCAAAATTGCTTGTCAGGCCGAATCATTTTTTTGTAATAAGTTAAAAACTTATCGCTAAAATCACAACAAGGAAACCTAAAAATGTCAGACGCACTTCCCGATCGCCTTTCTGCCGATCCACAAAGCCCATACTATAATGAAGAGCTTTTAAACCGTGGAGTTGGTATTCGCTTTAAAGGAGTGGAAAAAGATAATGTTATTGAATATTGTCTGAGCGAACAATGGGTCAAGGTATCCATCGGCAATACATTGACACGCAGTGGCAAGCCCATGAGCATGAAACTCAACGGTCCTGTTGAAGCATACCTCAAAGAGGAAAAATAATATTAAAAATTAAAGTAACGTAAATTTAAATATCATTCATACGTTACTTTATATCGACAGCAATCTAAAAAGAATCCATTAAAAACCGAATGACAAGCCCCATACAGGTTTGAAACAGGGCGGGATCATAGCGTGGCCCTTCATCCCTTAAAAAAGCGTGCTGGGCATTGAATTCATGCCATTCGTACTGAACCTCTGCTTTTTCCAGGGCTTCACGAATCAATTGCCGACCCGCAAAAGGGATATGGGGATCCTGTTTTCCCCATGTAAATATAACCTTTCCCTTGATATCCTTAAATCGTTTCAAGGTATCATCCCTTTGCCCCTTACCAAGGGTGGCATCATGCACATTGGTGGCATAAAAACAGACAGCTGCTGATATTTCAGGGTTCAGGGCGGCTCTTAACGCTAAATGCCCTCCTAGACATACCCCCATTGATCCAATCTTGCTATTAGAATAAGGATAGGTTTTTAACCATTCAATAACTGACTTCGTATCGGAATCATAAGCGGAAACAGGTTTTTCAAATTTCAAATAGTTACCCCGATCCGTCCCTTCCTTATCATATTCCAAGGCAACACCTGGATTTTCATATTCATGATAGACTTCTGGAACAATAACAATATAACCCTGCCCTGCTATATAAGATGCCAAACGACGAATTGGCTGAGTTACCTGATAAATTTCGGAGTAAAATATGATCGCTGCATATTTTCCCTCTTTGACAGGTCGGAAAATATGACAACGCATCAAGCCTGTTGGTGTGTTAAGATCCTCTGTCTCATTCGAATAAATAATCACCCATTCATCCTTTTGTTATCATTATTTAAAATATTTTGCGGTTATTAATATCTTATTATTTTCATCAAGCAATTTTAGGTATTTTCCACCAATGGAAACTGATTTAACCAATTTTAACTTGTCAAAGAAAAATTCATCCTGCGCATTAACCTGGGGATCCAAACAGGTATTTTGCTGACGTTCAATTTTACTGATTGTAATTTGGTTTCCATTGTTTTGAAAAAATCCAAGAAATTTATTACATAAACCACTTCCATTAATTCGATGTGTATAAGGATTAAAACTTAAATATGTGAATTTCTGATCATTTTGATAGGATTTAATAAATGTTTTTTGATGACTTAAATGTTCAACACGCCATATTGATTCATCAAAAGGGGCTTTACTTTTTGAATCTTGGGCAAAAGCTGAATTTATTCCTGCCCCCAATAACCCCATACCTAAAATCATTACAATAATTTTTTTCATTTAAATTTATCCTTCTATTGAGCTTTCCCATTCAAGTAAATCTACCTAATCATACGAATAAGTTGAAGTAAACAAAATGAATGCGAAATAATCAATGAAAACAAGATCTCATCATATAAACCGTTGCAATTCCGAGAATGGTCAACCCTATTGAACAAATAAGATGCGTAAACACTATAATTCCTGCCCACATAAAACGCCCTTCTTGCATGGAAAGAACAACTTCTGCAGAAAAAGATGAAAAGGTTGATAAACCACCCAAAAAACCCGTAATAATGAAGAGGCGCCATGGTAGCAGGACTGGAATTACCACAAAAATTGCCACGGCAATACCAATAAAATAACCAGCAAGACAATTGGCAGCCAAAGTTCCAAGGGGCAAATAAGGAAAAAAAGCATTCAAGGCAATCCCCAACCACCAGCGCAACAGACAGCCCAAGGCCCCACCTATACTGACCATCATAATTGAATTGATCATTCATTTACCTTGTTCATACAATTTATTGAATCAATCCTATAAATAAATCATTCAAAATATTAATAATAATTTGATAATCATAAATAAAACCATTCATCAAATTGATATAATTTAATTTTTTATTATCATGTTATTACTTATTTCAATTAACTGATCATAAAAATCATGAATGTTAACAATATCTTTTATATTAGTTTCAAAGATATTTCTTTCCACTTTTTTTCCCTGTATATTTGAATAGGCCTCAACAAATACCTTTAGATGACCATCCCATGATAATCTAAGCATAAATTGACCGACAAATCTGTTTACTGATATTCTCCTTTGATCCGCCTCTTCAACCTGAAGATCCTGTAAAAAAAATAACTTGTCATTATTTGGCAAAGTCTTACACAACCTTCTTAAATTCACCCAATCACTATCATTTAAAAATTCTCTCTCTTTAAAATCTTTTGAAAGATAAGGGGTATCGAATGTATTGCGAATTTCCACTTTAGAAGCATTATAATCCTTAACAAGCCTATTAAATAAATCTGGCAATTCTTTCAAGTTAGACTGATATGCCATGATTATAAATTGTATTCTAATTGGATGAACAGATGTCAGGACCGCTTTTTTCAACTTCTCCATATTTTCCAAAAAAACATATTGTTTGGCACCTTTTCTCAATTGTTCATAAATTACAGAATCAAAGGATTCAAGAGAAATATTGATATGATCTATCCCGGAATTAACAAGCCAATTAAAAAACTGATCTGACATTCTCTTGGCCAGATTAGTTGTAAAAAAAATTTTATTTCTATAAATTTCAGGAACTTTCTCTATATAATCCTTTAATTTGGGATGAAGAGTAGGTTCATGCAGACATGAAAACCAAAATTCACTGTTCCGAATATAAGGCAAAAAACGTAAAGCTGACTCTATAACCTCTTCACTCATAAAATATGTTTTATTTGTCGAGGTATAATCATACAAACAGAATGGGCAGCGTAAGTTACAATTATTAACAATATCCATTGCCATATGTACAAATGGTTGAAATTCCAATCTAATATTTGATGCAAAAGGTATTTTATAATTTGAATTTTTTACTCGAATAACAACATTTTCATGCTCTTTCACACTGAGTACACGTGGGAATTTCATATAGAATGCATAATAACAGCTCCCATCTCCAATTTCTTTAATCGTTTCATAATGCAATTTATCAGCTACAGAAGAGACCAGTATTTCATTTGTCTTCTGCAAAATTGCTTCACAAATCAAACGCTGATTAGGAAAATCCTGATTGCATACCCAACCATATGCATATGAATCACTCAATTCATCTACAAATCCTATAAAAGGCTCATGAACTGTAAATAAGGATTTTAATTTCTTTAATAGTTTTTTAGAAATATTATACATTATGCAGATTCATAAAAATGAAGGCTGGCTTTATATAATACATATTCGAAAAAATTACGATAAATAAAATATATTTGTACAGAAATAAAATTGGTGAGCCATAAAAAACAATAAATTATTTATAAAATTTCATGAACAGTTATGTATGATCTTCAGCTTGATTGATCAATCCTGTACAAAACCAGTAATAATTTCATAATGTTTATATTTATAATATGCAATATTTATGATTGAAATTCAATAAAAGAACCGCTATTAAAAACCCGTAATTAATTTATTGATAAATAATTACATATTTTAGTACTTATTTTAATATATTATTGGATTTATAATGAAAAAACTGTTTTTTTTACTAGCAACCACGGGATTACTAGCCGGATGTGCGGGTGGTAAATCACCAGTGGGACTAGCTTTAATCAGTAATGTAAAAGGCCCTATTTCAGCAACTGATCACACTGTCACCTCAAAAAAAGGTGCAAGTTGTGCCCACAATCTACTAGGTATTGTTGCAAGCGGAGATGCATCAATTGATTCTGCCAAAAAGAAGGCAGGCATAACAAAAGTTTCTTCTGTTGATTATAAAACCACAGGTATTTTCCCTTTTTATGGAAAAACCTGTGTCAATGTAAAAGGGGAATAACTTCCTTTATATAAATAATTAACTTTTTTGGAAGTTGTTTATAAATTATTAATATAAACAATTTCTAAAAAGTGTTTTTTTCGCTTTATAAATAAGAAACAACACTTTGCGATTGCTTTTGACTTACTGATAATCATGCGATTTAATCATTATCTCCGAGTGTGACAGCGATAAATATGGACTGGCCATCTCTTAAAATTCTCAATAAAACAGTTTTGTCTGTTTTTAGAGATGAACTAATCAACCGGTTCGCCATTTCCGGTTTATCAACATCTTGATTATTAACGGATACAATGACATCACCGTTCTGCAATCCGGCATGATCAGCTGGGGAATCGTTTTTAATCGAGGTAACAATTACCCCCTTGATTTTTTCATCAATACCAGCCTGTTGCCTTATTTCAGGGGTTAATAATGATAAGGAGACACCCAAACTGCCAGGAGCAGGAGCTGGTGTTTTTTTACTCTTGGTATCCTCGTTTAGATTACCTACCTGAACCTTTACAACTTTCCGCGTGCCATTTCGCAAAATATTCAGATCAATCATTGTATTTGGAGTAATAGCCGCAACCTGGTTGGCAAGATCCCTCGGATTTTCAACCTTTTTATCATTCAAAGAAAGAATGACGTCCCCAACCTTCAGTTGGGCCTTTTCAGCAGGACTATTGTTTGCAACAGATGCAATCAAAACCCCTTTTGGTGGAATACCATGCTCAGAGGGAGGCAATTTTAACATTTTCACCATTGAAGGTGTGATCATCTGGCCCATAACCCCTAAATAACCACGGGTAACATGTCCTGTCTTTTCCAATTGAGTAACGACATTTTTCACCGTATTTGATGGAATGGCAAACCCGATACCGATTGATCCTCCTGATGGAGATAAAATTGCTGTATTAACACCGATAACCTTACCATCTTGAGAAAAAAGAGGCCCTCCCGAATTTCCACGATTGATTGGAGCATCAACTTGGATAAAGGAATCGTAAGGAGTATCACCGATATCCCTTCCCCGGGCAGATACAATCCCTGCGGTAACGGTACCCCCCAAACCATATGGATCTCCAACTGCAATTACCCATTCACCAGGTTCAATACCATTTGAATCTCCAAGCTGGATAAATGGCAAAGGTTTTTCAGACTGGATTTTTAACAACGCCAAATCTGTTTTTGAATCCCTTCCAATAATTTTTGCCTGATATTTCGCACCAGTCTCCAGGGCAATCGTTATTTTCTTCGCCCCTTTAACAACATGATTATTGGTTACGATATAACCATCAGGCGAAATGATAAATCCTGATCCACGTGCCTCAGCCACCTGCTTGGGCATTTGTTGTGGAAACATGGGAAAGGGAAAAGGAAACGGAAACGGATTCATATTATCATCGCCATTGGGAAATCCATTTCCCATCATTGAATCATCATTGTCTCCGACAACAACCCGTGAAGTAATGGATACAACGGCAGGTTTGACCTGTTTGACCAAATTTACAAAATTAGGCAGATTTTGCGTTGAGGTTACCGGCTTGATCGCATCAGAATGATCTTTTAACAAATCTGTTGCCTGGGCTGAATTATAACCTGTGACTGCACTGCCCAGCACTAAAGAAGCCAATAAACCCTGTTTAATTTTTTTTCCACAAACATGATTTATAAGCTCTAGAACCGTTTGCTTTTTTTTAGAAAATTTATCCATAAAATTCCTCGTAATTTCTTTATTTTTACATAAAATTAATTATTTAAGAAATAATATGATGATCAATTATGGCAAAAATTAAAAATTTTTTACCGTAAATTCATAAAAAAATTTCTTAATAATTTTTGACAGGCATGCTCCCGAACACCTCCAATTATTTCGGGATGATACATCGTTTGCTGGTGTGAAAATATACGCGCCCCGTGCTCTATTCCCCCACCTTTTGAATCATATGCTCCAAATACAATTCTTGCGATCCGAGCATGCATTGCAGCAGCGGCACACATAGGACAGGGTTCTAATGTAACGACCAGACTATATCCCATAAGCCGTTTACTCTTGACTTTTAGACAAGCTTTTTTCAAAACGATCATTTCGGCATGCGCCAAAGGATTTTGATGCGCCTCTACCTGATTAAAAGCCTGCGCAACAATCTTGTTTTCCGGTGATAAAACAAGCGCTCCAACCGGAATCTCTCCCCGCTGATATGCTTTCCTCGCAAGATGCAGAGCCTGATCCATTCTCCAGTAAGATTGTTTAGGATACAATGATATCATACCTTAAAATTAATACATGTTATAATTCTATAGTAAATTTTGAATATAGAATATGTCATCTAAATCACCAATTCTTTCAATTAGAAGAACTATTTTCATCTTTAGTTAAAAGATACTTTGACAAAAATATCTTTTTCTTATTAAAAACGTCTATCCAATATATTCCCCTTAATATTCACCGTCTCCATGATTCTTGTATGACAAATTCTTCTTTACCCTTGATTGGCATCACGCTGGATAGTAGTACAATTCCCTTTACAGATAATCACAACATTTGTTCCTATATTCTGGACAGAAACTTAAAAACAAGTGTTCTTGAGGCAGGTGGAATTCCGTTGGGTATTTTTCCAGTCAATCAAAAGAATTTATCAATGATTCTTGACAAAATGGATGGGCTTGTCCTTTATAAAAATAAATTTTCCGACTCTTCAAAAAATCATGATCCCTTTGAACAAAATCTTCTTCAATATGCTTGGGAAAAAAACATTCCCATTCTGGCCATTGCAGGTGGGGCCTGTCACATGACCTTTTTTCTCCAAGGGGAATTATATAAAAATATTCAAACGGAATTGCCTGAAAGCCTTCCCCATATTCAAATAAATTCTCCCTATCAAGGAAGTCACTGCATTCAACTTCAGCCAAAAAGCTGTTTATATTCTTTAACCAAGCGAACAAAATGGATGGTAAATTCTTTTCATCAATCTGGAATAAAATCTGCAGGAAAAGGGATCCCAAGTGCCCTTGCCGAAGATAACACTATCGAAGCAATTGAAGATCCTTCAAGGGTTTTTTTTGTTGGTGTACAATGGCATCCTGAATTTGCTGTTGATTATACTGATCGCAAATTATTTTCAGCACTAATTGCCAAGGCCAGAACCTATGCCCAAAACAGATCCTGATTCTCCCAATCTCTCATTTTCAAAAGGAGAACGCATTGCCAAATGGCTTGCACGTGCAGGTGTGGCATCCAGAAGAGATGCTGAGAAACTGGTTTCGGAAGGTAAAGTCTTTATTAACCAACAGCAAATCACCCAACCCGCCACCTTTGTCTCGAATAATGACAATGTCTATGTTAATGGAAAACTCATTGCTTATCCAGAACATTCTCGTTTGTGGCGGTATCACAAACCTGTTGGCCTGATAACCACCCACAAAGACCCAGAGGGACGACCCACTGTTTTCGATGCACTCCCGCCTAACATGCCACGTGTTATCAGTGTAGGTAGATTGGATTTAAATAGTGAAGGCCTTCTACTACTCACCAACGATGGCTCCCTGGCAAGGCAGCTGGAACTTCCCTCCAATCACTGGGTGCGTCGGTATCGGGTCCGGGTATTTGGTCATATCGTACAAGCAAAACTGGATCAGCTAAAAGATGGCATTACAGTTGAAGGAATACACTATTCCCCAATCATTGCCAAAATCGATTCACAAAAAGGAATGAATGCTTGGCTTACAGTTTCATTACAGGAAGGTCGTAACCGGGAAATCAGACGAGTTATGCAACATTTTGATTTACAAGTTAATCGTCTAATCCGAATTGCCTATGGACCTTTCCAGCTGGGTTCATTACCAAAAAATAGTCTTGATGAGGTTTCAGGAAAAGTCATTAGAGAGCAAACGGGTAAACACATACCTTTATCCAGAAATAAATAGATACATGCGAATTATTGCCGGTAAATATAAGGGTACACATTTGTACCCCCCTGCTGGTCTGGAAACCCGTCCAACGGCCGATCGTGTAAGACAAACATTATTTGACATGCTTATACATGCAGAATGGGGAGGACAATATTTTTTGCAGGACAGCCTTGTTCTCGATGCTTTTGCCGGAACGGGTGCCTTGGGTATTGAAGCTTTGTCCAGGGGGGCAAGAAAAGGGTTTTTTTGTGAAAAAAATAAATCAACTCGTCAGGTTTTAGAAAAAAACTTGACCCGTTGTCATTGCCATTTGAATAGTGTAATTTACAGTGATTATCAGGCCCTGCCAATAACTGAACACCCCTGCAACCTGGTTTTCTTGGATCCCCCATATCGAAAAAACCTTATACCTTATACACTCCAGACGCTAGAAAATAAAAATTGGCTTTCCACCCGATCCATTATCATTACAGAAATTGCACAAGATGAAAATCTTATGCTAAATGATAATTATCATATGTTAGCTGAACGAAATTTCAAAAATACATGCCTAAAATTTTGGGTAAAAAGAAAATAACCAAGGGTATATTTCAGTTTTATAACCCTATAAAAATAAATAAACCCCTGTAAGGATTTGGATAATTACTGTGCCTAACCAGAATAAAATTGGAAAAAACACGACTTCAAAATTTCAATCTTCATTCAGTAAAAGGCTGATACAGGCAAGCGGCTGGATTCTATGGATATTTGCCTTGTTACTTATGCTGGCATTGATCAGTTACAATCCTTATGACCCTTCATTCAATACCTCGTCAAACCAGCCTCCCAGCAACTTGCTCGGTTATATTGGATCCCATTTGTCAGATATTTTAATTCAATGGGTTGGAATAGCCAGTTTTTTCCCGGTGCTCGTTTTTATTGCATGGGGTTGGCGCATCATACGATTTCAATATTTAAAAGGAATAATTATCCGTTTTATAGCCATGATTATTGCCATACCAGTCATGGCTGCGCTAATTGTGGCAACCATCCTGCTATTTTCAGGCAACAAAGTTCCTACGCTTGTTATTCCACCTGGGTTGGGGGGATCAATTGGTTACGTGATCGCGAGAACATCTTTGATAGCGGCTCAGGATACACTTGGCATTATGGGAAAAATCTTGATCTGGGTTTTAAGCGCCATATTTTGTTTGCTGTTAATCCCTCTAACAATGGGATTGTCAAAACAGGAATGGAAAAAAATCATAGGTTTTTTCAAAAAGATCTTTCAATTTTTCTATTATACTTTACTCAGGAAATCTAAACCTGCCGAACCAGAAACTGATCATTATATCAATAATTCTTATAATGTTCCTCCACGAACCTACAATCATTCGCCTTTTAAATCCAATCCAGATATCCTGAAGGAAGAACAAACCTATACCCCTCCTGCGTATCAGGATTCTGTCAGGGAAACAACCCATGCCATTCAACCTTATGCAAAAAAACAGAAACCCTCTTCACTGGCACCAGACAACACACCTATTTTCAACCCGGAGGACGATCAGGAAGATGCCCAGAATAATTATCGGCCGGCATCGCAGTCCTTGATAACAAAGCAAGAAACAACAGTATCCACCACAGTTAATAAAAACGAACAACCTCTGAGAGAATTAACAAAACCCACCGAATCAATAGAATATGGAGATACCCGGCAACCTGACAAACCTTATGAAAAAAGGGAAACTACGCCCATAAAAAATAAAGGTATTTTTTCCCTGCTCCATAAACCTCTTAAGGAACACTTTGTATCTTCCAATAATGCATCTGAATCTCACCCTCCCTCATTTGAAGAACAATCAGGAAACAGTTGGTCTTTTCCTTCCCTTTCCCTGTTAAAACCCAATTTAAATCACGAAAGCAATAAACCTACACCTGAAATGCTTCATGCCAATGCTCGCATGCTGGAAACCATTTTGGATGATTACGGGGTAAAAGGTACTATAGGTAATATTCTACATGGCCCAGTAGTAACTTTATATGAATTGGAACCGGCTCCAGGTATCCGGTCTGCTCGTGTCATTGGCCTGTCCGATGATATCGCCCGCTCTCTTTCCGTTATATCAGTGCGCATTGCCACCGTTCCAGGCAGAAATATTATCGGAATTGAGGTTCCCAATAATATTCGTGAAATTGTATATTTTTCCGAACTACTTAATACAGAAAACTGGTACAGAAATTCTGCACGTTTATGTCTGGCTTTGGGGAAAAACATTTTTGGTGAGCCAATTTATGCAAATCTTGCAAAAATGCCACATCTATTAATTGCTGGAACAACCGGTTCAGGGAAATCAGTGGGCGTTAATGCCATGATTCTATCCTTATTATATCGCCTATCTCCTGATGAATGCCGTTTGATCCTAATTGATCCAAAAATGCTAGAGCTTTCTGTATATGAAGGTATTCCCCATCTTTTGACCCCTGTTGTTACCGATCCGCACAAAGCCT is a window encoding:
- a CDS encoding DUF3297 family protein, with translation MSDALPDRLSADPQSPYYNEELLNRGVGIRFKGVEKDNVIEYCLSEQWVKVSIGNTLTRSGKPMSMKLNGPVEAYLKEEK
- a CDS encoding dienelactone hydrolase family protein; protein product: MIIYSNETEDLNTPTGLMRCHIFRPVKEGKYAAIIFYSEIYQVTQPIRRLASYIAGQGYIVIVPEVYHEYENPGVALEYDKEGTDRGNYLKFEKPVSAYDSDTKSVIEWLKTYPYSNSKIGSMGVCLGGHLALRAALNPEISAAVCFYATNVHDATLGKGQRDDTLKRFKDIKGKVIFTWGKQDPHIPFAGRQLIREALEKAEVQYEWHEFNAQHAFLRDEGPRYDPALFQTCMGLVIRFLMDSF
- a CDS encoding META domain-containing protein, whose amino-acid sequence is MKKIIVMILGMGLLGAGINSAFAQDSKSKAPFDESIWRVEHLSHQKTFIKSYQNDQKFTYLSFNPYTHRINGSGLCNKFLGFFQNNGNQITISKIERQQNTCLDPQVNAQDEFFFDKLKLVKSVSIGGKYLKLLDENNKILITAKYFK
- the crcB gene encoding fluoride efflux transporter CrcB, with amino-acid sequence MINSIMMVSIGGALGCLLRWWLGIALNAFFPYLPLGTLAANCLAGYFIGIAVAIFVVIPVLLPWRLFIITGFLGGLSTFSSFSAEVVLSMQEGRFMWAGIIVFTHLICSIGLTILGIATVYMMRSCFH
- a CDS encoding radical SAM protein, with the protein product MYNISKKLLKKLKSLFTVHEPFIGFVDELSDSYAYGWVCNQDFPNQRLICEAILQKTNEILVSSVADKLHYETIKEIGDGSCYYAFYMKFPRVLSVKEHENVVIRVKNSNYKIPFASNIRLEFQPFVHMAMDIVNNCNLRCPFCLYDYTSTNKTYFMSEEVIESALRFLPYIRNSEFWFSCLHEPTLHPKLKDYIEKVPEIYRNKIFFTTNLAKRMSDQFFNWLVNSGIDHINISLESFDSVIYEQLRKGAKQYVFLENMEKLKKAVLTSVHPIRIQFIIMAYQSNLKELPDLFNRLVKDYNASKVEIRNTFDTPYLSKDFKEREFLNDSDWVNLRRLCKTLPNNDKLFFLQDLQVEEADQRRISVNRFVGQFMLRLSWDGHLKVFVEAYSNIQGKKVERNIFETNIKDIVNIHDFYDQLIEISNNMIIKN
- a CDS encoding TRL-like family protein, encoding MKKLFFLLATTGLLAGCAGGKSPVGLALISNVKGPISATDHTVTSKKGASCAHNLLGIVASGDASIDSAKKKAGITKVSSVDYKTTGIFPFYGKTCVNVKGE
- a CDS encoding trypsin-like peptidase domain-containing protein, which gives rise to MDKFSKKKQTVLELINHVCGKKIKQGLLASLVLGSAVTGYNSAQATDLLKDHSDAIKPVTSTQNLPNFVNLVKQVKPAVVSITSRVVVGDNDDSMMGNGFPNGDDNMNPFPFPFPFPMFPQQMPKQVAEARGSGFIISPDGYIVTNNHVVKGAKKITIALETGAKYQAKIIGRDSKTDLALLKIQSEKPLPFIQLGDSNGIEPGEWVIAVGDPYGLGGTVTAGIVSARGRDIGDTPYDSFIQVDAPINRGNSGGPLFSQDGKVIGVNTAILSPSGGSIGIGFAIPSNTVKNVVTQLEKTGHVTRGYLGVMGQMITPSMVKMLKLPPSEHGIPPKGVLIASVANNSPAEKAQLKVGDVILSLNDKKVENPRDLANQVAAITPNTMIDLNILRNGTRKVVKVQVGNLNEDTKSKKTPAPAPGSLGVSLSLLTPEIRQQAGIDEKIKGVIVTSIKNDSPADHAGLQNGDVIVSVNNQDVDKPEMANRLISSSLKTDKTVLLRILRDGQSIFIAVTLGDND
- a CDS encoding nucleoside deaminase → MDQALHLARKAYQRGEIPVGALVLSPENKIVAQAFNQVEAHQNPLAHAEMIVLKKACLKVKSKRLMGYSLVVTLEPCPMCAAAAMHARIARIVFGAYDSKGGGIEHGARIFSHQQTMYHPEIIGGVREHACQKLLRNFFMNLR
- a CDS encoding gamma-glutamyl-gamma-aminobutyrate hydrolase family protein, with the protein product MTNSSLPLIGITLDSSTIPFTDNHNICSYILDRNLKTSVLEAGGIPLGIFPVNQKNLSMILDKMDGLVLYKNKFSDSSKNHDPFEQNLLQYAWEKNIPILAIAGGACHMTFFLQGELYKNIQTELPESLPHIQINSPYQGSHCIQLQPKSCLYSLTKRTKWMVNSFHQSGIKSAGKGIPSALAEDNTIEAIEDPSRVFFVGVQWHPEFAVDYTDRKLFSALIAKARTYAQNRS
- a CDS encoding pseudouridine synthase, which produces MPKTDPDSPNLSFSKGERIAKWLARAGVASRRDAEKLVSEGKVFINQQQITQPATFVSNNDNVYVNGKLIAYPEHSRLWRYHKPVGLITTHKDPEGRPTVFDALPPNMPRVISVGRLDLNSEGLLLLTNDGSLARQLELPSNHWVRRYRVRVFGHIVQAKLDQLKDGITVEGIHYSPIIAKIDSQKGMNAWLTVSLQEGRNREIRRVMQHFDLQVNRLIRIAYGPFQLGSLPKNSLDEVSGKVIREQTGKHIPLSRNK
- the rsmD gene encoding 16S rRNA (guanine(966)-N(2))-methyltransferase RsmD — encoded protein: MRIIAGKYKGTHLYPPAGLETRPTADRVRQTLFDMLIHAEWGGQYFLQDSLVLDAFAGTGALGIEALSRGARKGFFCEKNKSTRQVLEKNLTRCHCHLNSVIYSDYQALPITEHPCNLVFLDPPYRKNLIPYTLQTLENKNWLSTRSIIITEIAQDENLMLNDNYHMLAERNFKNTCLKFWVKRK
- a CDS encoding DNA translocase FtsK, whose product is MPNQNKIGKNTTSKFQSSFSKRLIQASGWILWIFALLLMLALISYNPYDPSFNTSSNQPPSNLLGYIGSHLSDILIQWVGIASFFPVLVFIAWGWRIIRFQYLKGIIIRFIAMIIAIPVMAALIVATILLFSGNKVPTLVIPPGLGGSIGYVIARTSLIAAQDTLGIMGKILIWVLSAIFCLLLIPLTMGLSKQEWKKIIGFFKKIFQFFYYTLLRKSKPAEPETDHYINNSYNVPPRTYNHSPFKSNPDILKEEQTYTPPAYQDSVRETTHAIQPYAKKQKPSSLAPDNTPIFNPEDDQEDAQNNYRPASQSLITKQETTVSTTVNKNEQPLRELTKPTESIEYGDTRQPDKPYEKRETTPIKNKGIFSLLHKPLKEHFVSSNNASESHPPSFEEQSGNSWSFPSLSLLKPNLNHESNKPTPEMLHANARMLETILDDYGVKGTIGNILHGPVVTLYELEPAPGIRSARVIGLSDDIARSLSVISVRIATVPGRNIIGIEVPNNIREIVYFSELLNTENWYRNSARLCLALGKNIFGEPIYANLAKMPHLLIAGTTGSGKSVGVNAMILSLLYRLSPDECRLILIDPKMLELSVYEGIPHLLTPVVTDPHKALSALKWAVREMERRYRLMSQLGVRNIDGYNQRITNAKNQSKVMTRRIQTGFDPETGKPTFEEQQIPLEHFPYIVIVIDEMADLMMVAGKDIEAAVQRLAQMARAAGIHVIMATQRPSVDVITGTIKANFPTRISFQVISKFDSRTILGEQGAEQLLGQGDMLFMQAGGRIERIHGPFVSDEEVERVVQHLRTQGEPIYVEDVTVDPVEDNNGRSGGNNDELYNQAINLVLREGKASTSFIQRHLSIGYNRAAKIIEQMEKERIVSPANHVGKREILIKRSE